A segment of the Micromonospora sediminicola genome:
ACCGTGGCCGGGGTCGACGCGGCGATCGAGGAGATCTCCCGGGTCGGCGGCGCCGGCTCCCAGGCGCGGCGGCGTGAGCTGGTCGGCCGGCTCTTCGCCGCGGCGACCGCCGACGAGCAACGCCTGCTGGTCGGCCTGTTCCGGGGTGAGCTGCGTCAGGGCGCCCAGGCCGGCCTGCTCACCGAGGCGGTGGCCCGGGCCGCCGACGTGCCGGTCACCGCCGTGCGGCGCGCGCTGCTGCTCGCCGGCGACCTGCGGGCGGTGGCGGTCGCGGCGCTCACCGGCGGCGCCGCCGCGCTGGCCGGGTTCGGGCTCCAGGTGGGCCGGCCGCTCGCGCCGATGCTGGCGCAGAGCGCGCCCTCGGTCGACGAGGCCCTCACCGCCACCGGCCTCCCCGCCGTGGTCGACGTCAAGCTCGACGGCATCCGCATCCAGGTGCACCGCTCCGGGCAGGACATCGCGGTGTTCACCCGCAGTCTCGACGAGATCACCGGCCGGCTGCCCGAGGTGGTGGCCGCCGTCCGCGCGCTGCCCGCCCGCGAGCTGGTACTCGACGGCGAGGCGATCGGGCTGGACGCCACCGGCCGTCCACTGCCGTTCCAGGAGACGTCCAGCCGCGCGGCCCGGCGCACCACGCCCAGCACCACCGGCCGCACCCCGGTCGCGCCCGCCGTGCTGGCCGCCGCCGAGCGCACCGGCGAGCCGGTGCTGACGCCGTACTTCTTCGACCTGCTGCACCTCGACGGCGCCGACCTGATCGACGCGCCGGGCCGCGAGCGCTGGGCGGCGCTGGCCGGGGCGGTCGACCCGTCGCTGCTGGTCGGCCGGGTCGAGGTGGACGACGTGGCGCAGGCCGGCGCGGCGTTCGCGGCGGCGGTCGACGCCGGTCAGGAAGGGGTCGTGGTCAAGGATCCCGCCGCGCCCTACGACGCGGGCCGGCGCGGCTCGGCCTGGGTCAAGGTCAAGCCCCGGCACACGCTCGACCTGGTGGTGCTCGCGGTCGAGTGGGGCAGCGGCCGGCGTCAGGGCTGGCTGTCCAACCTGCACCTCGGCGCCCGCGACCCGGGCACCGGCGAGTTCGTCATGCTCGGCAAGACGTTCAAGGGGCTCACCGACGAGCTGCTGCGCTGGCAGACCGAGCGCTTCCTGTCGTTGGCCGTGGAGAAGGGCGACTGGGTGGTGCGGGTCCGGCCGGAGCAGGTGGTCGAGATCGCCTTCGACGGGGTGCAGACCAGCAGCCGCTACCCGGGCGGGATGGCGCTGCGTTTCGCCCGCGTGGTGCGCTACCGGGACGACAAGACCGCCGCCGAGGCGGACACGATCGACGCGGTGCGGGCGATCCACGCCGGTCGGGTCACCGGCTGACGGATCAGGTGGCGGCGGGCTCGGCGGCCCGGTCCACCGGCTCGCGCGGGCCGTCCAGGCCGGCCCGTCGACGCGCCTCCCGGCGGGCCACCCAGCCGTAGCCGACCAGGCTCATCACCGCGAAGATCCACCACTGCCAGACGTAGCCGAAGTTCTGCCAGTTGTTGGTGTGCCCGATCGGCACCGCCTGGAACGCCGGGTCGGCGGCCGGGGTCTGCCCGTCGAGCAGCACGTAACCGCCGGTCACCGGGTAGGGCAGCTGCTTCGCCAGGCGGGGGATGACGATCCGCCGGGCCTCCAGCTTGCCGTCGCGCCGGTCCACCCCGCCGCCACCGCTCTCGCTGCCGACCACCCGGCCGGTGACGGTGACCTCGCCGGTCGGCGCGGCCGGCACGGACGGCTGGGCGGTGGCGCCGGCGCCCGGCGCGGGCGGGACCCACCCGCGGTCGACCAGCACCGCGCTGCCGTCGGCCAGCACCAGCGGCGTGAGCACCTCGAAGCCGACCTTGTTGTCCACGGTCCGGCCCCGGATCAGCACGACGTTCGCGGTGTCGTAGCGGCCGGTGGCGGTGACCCGGCTCCAGGTGAGCCGCTCGGCCGGGGCGGGACCGACGCTGCCCGGGCCACCGGTCGGTGCGGGCAGCGCGTCGCGCAGCGGCGCGGGGGTCATCGTGGCGCCGGCGTCGATCCGGTCGTTGATCGCCGACCGGCCCCGGTAGCGGTCCAGCTGCCAGTTGCCCAGGAACACCATCACCGTGGCGGCCACCAGCGTCAGCGCGAGGTAGCCGAGCCAGCGCGGGGTCAGCAGGAACCGGTACACGTTGGCCAAGGCTACCCGTATGAGCGGGGCCACTCGCGGCTGCCGGGCGGAACGGGACGCTCCGCGGCCGACGGGCGCCGGGGCGGACGGGTATGGTCACGCGGGCGGAAATCACCCCGGACCCAGGAGTCGATGATGACCGACGTGCCGCGCGTCGTGCTGAGCGCGCCCTCCTCCGGGCACGGCACCGGTGCCCTCTCCCTCGGCCTGCTCGCCGCCCTCGCCGAGCGCGGCGTGCCGGTGGCCGGCTTCAAGGTCGGGCCGGACCAGGTGGACGCGGCGTACCTGGGGCTGGCCGCCGGTCGCCCCGGCCGCACGCTGGACCCCCGGCTGGTCGGCCCGGAGCGGGTCGCGCCGCTCTTCGCGCACGGCGCGGCCGGCGCCGGGTTCGCGCTGGTCCAGGGCACCATGGGGCTCTACGACTCGGTCGCCGGTCGGCCGGAGAGCGAGTCCACCGCCGCCGTGGCCACCGCGCTGCGCAGCCCGGTGGTGCTGGTCGTGGACGTCGCCGCGATGGGGCAGTCGGTGGCCGCGCTGGTGCACGGCTTCCGCTCCTACGACGAGCAGCTCTGGCTGGGTGGCGTGATCCTCAACCGGGTGGCCTCGCCCCGGCACGAGACGCTGCTGCGCGAGGCGCTCGACGACGTGGGGGTGCCGGTCTACGGCGCGCTGCGTCGGCACGAGCTGCCCCCGGTGCTGCCCGCCCGCCGGCACGGCGCCGCGCCCGTGGTGCGCGGTGACGCCGAGGCCGAGCGCGGCGTGCGCCGGCTCGGTGAGGCGGTCGCCGCCACCGTCGACCTGGACCGGCTGCTGGCGCTGGCCCGGTCCGCTCCCGCCCTGACCGTGGAGCCCTGGTCGCCGGAGCCGGCGGACGGTCCGTCCGCCCCGGCGGAGCGGCCGGTGGTGGCGCTGGCCGGCGGCCCGGCCGGCAGCTACAGCCATCCGGAGGTCGCCGAGCTGCTGCGGGCCGCCGGCGCCGAGGTGGTCACGCTCGACCCGCTGCGCGACGAGGCGCTGCCCGCCGGGGCCCGCGCGCTGGTCGTCGGCGGCGGGCTCCCCGAGACGTACGCGGAGCAGCTCTCCGCCAACCGCCGGCTGTGCATCGCGGTGGCCGAGCTGGCCCGGTCGGGCCGTCCGGTGGTCGCCGAGGGGGCGGGCCTGCTCTGGCTGGCGCGCGAGTTGGACGGCCTGCCGATGTGCGGCGTGCTCGACGCGGTCGGCACGGTCCGCGACGGCCTGGTGGTCGGATACCGGGACGCGACGGCGGTCACCGGCAGCGTGGTGGCGCCGGCCGGCGCGGCCGTGACCGGGCACAAGCAGCACGCCGCCGTGCTCACCCCGCGCGCCGGTGACCAACCGGCCTGGCGCTGGGACGGCGGCACCCCGGAGGGCTTCGTCCGCCACGGTGTGCACGCCTCGCAGCTGGTGCCGCACTGGGCCGCGCTTCCGGGCGTCGCGTCCCGCCTGGTGGCCGCCGCGTTGGCGCCCTCGGCGGCCCTGGCGTGATCGGTCAGGTGGCGGTACGCCGGTTCCCGGCGCTGACCGTCTCCACCCCGCGGACCGAGGTGCGCCGGCTGGTCGCGACGGACGCGGCGGCGGTCGACGAGGTGTTCGGCGACCGGCAGACCCAGCGGTGGCTGCCGCTGGCCGAGGCGGCCGGGCAGATCGACGGGCGGGCGTGGTGCACGGAGCTGGCCCGGCAGCGGCGGGACAGCGGCGACGGCGACCACTGGGCGGTGGTCCGTCGGGAGGACCAGCGCGTGGTGGGGTGCCTGTGGACCCGCCGCACCGACTGGGGCGCCCGGCTCACCGAGGTGTCGTACGCGATCGCGCCGCACGCCCGCGGCTACGGCCTGGCCGCCGAGGCGGTGGACGCGGTGGCCATCGCGCTGATCCTGGAGCACGGATTCCACCGGGTGGAGCTGCGGGTGGCGCCCGGCAACGTCGCGTCCCGGCGGGTGGCCGAGAAGGCCGGTTTCAGCTACGAGGGCCTGTTGCGCAACGCCGGTTTCGTCCGCGGCGCCCGGGTGGACCTGGAGTTGTGGTCCTTCGTCGCCGCCGACCTCCGCTGAGCCCCCTCCCACGTCGATCAAGGAGTTCGCGTCGGGGACCACGCGATCCCGGACGCAAACTCCTTGATCAACTGACCCGGGCGCACCCCCGGGCGGAACGTGGGGCTCAGCCGACGATCTGGTCGGAGGGCGGGGTGAACTGGCGGGACGGCTGGCCCTTGAGGGCGTCGCGCAGCGTCTGCGCCACCGCGTTCACCGGGATCTGCGACTGCCCGTCGCCCACCGCGTTGAACGGATTGTCCGGGTCGGCGATGAAGCTCGCCGCCGCCAGCTCCGGCGTGTAGCCGACGAACCAGGCGGA
Coding sequences within it:
- a CDS encoding ATP-dependent DNA ligase, giving the protein MRFAELAATSAAVGATGGRRAKVELLAAALRALDPGEIPAGAGYLAGELRQRQTGVGWAGLRDLPPPATEPTLTVAGVDAAIEEISRVGGAGSQARRRELVGRLFAAATADEQRLLVGLFRGELRQGAQAGLLTEAVARAADVPVTAVRRALLLAGDLRAVAVAALTGGAAALAGFGLQVGRPLAPMLAQSAPSVDEALTATGLPAVVDVKLDGIRIQVHRSGQDIAVFTRSLDEITGRLPEVVAAVRALPARELVLDGEAIGLDATGRPLPFQETSSRAARRTTPSTTGRTPVAPAVLAAAERTGEPVLTPYFFDLLHLDGADLIDAPGRERWAALAGAVDPSLLVGRVEVDDVAQAGAAFAAAVDAGQEGVVVKDPAAPYDAGRRGSAWVKVKPRHTLDLVVLAVEWGSGRRQGWLSNLHLGARDPGTGEFVMLGKTFKGLTDELLRWQTERFLSLAVEKGDWVVRVRPEQVVEIAFDGVQTSSRYPGGMALRFARVVRYRDDKTAAEADTIDAVRAIHAGRVTG
- a CDS encoding GNAT family N-acetyltransferase translates to MIGQVAVRRFPALTVSTPRTEVRRLVATDAAAVDEVFGDRQTQRWLPLAEAAGQIDGRAWCTELARQRRDSGDGDHWAVVRREDQRVVGCLWTRRTDWGARLTEVSYAIAPHARGYGLAAEAVDAVAIALILEHGFHRVELRVAPGNVASRRVAEKAGFSYEGLLRNAGFVRGARVDLELWSFVAADLR
- a CDS encoding SURF1 family cytochrome oxidase biogenesis protein; its protein translation is MYRFLLTPRWLGYLALTLVAATVMVFLGNWQLDRYRGRSAINDRIDAGATMTPAPLRDALPAPTGGPGSVGPAPAERLTWSRVTATGRYDTANVVLIRGRTVDNKVGFEVLTPLVLADGSAVLVDRGWVPPAPGAGATAQPSVPAAPTGEVTVTGRVVGSESGGGGVDRRDGKLEARRIVIPRLAKQLPYPVTGGYVLLDGQTPAADPAFQAVPIGHTNNWQNFGYVWQWWIFAVMSLVGYGWVARREARRRAGLDGPREPVDRAAEPAAT
- a CDS encoding cobyrinate a,c-diamide synthase, whose protein sequence is MTDVPRVVLSAPSSGHGTGALSLGLLAALAERGVPVAGFKVGPDQVDAAYLGLAAGRPGRTLDPRLVGPERVAPLFAHGAAGAGFALVQGTMGLYDSVAGRPESESTAAVATALRSPVVLVVDVAAMGQSVAALVHGFRSYDEQLWLGGVILNRVASPRHETLLREALDDVGVPVYGALRRHELPPVLPARRHGAAPVVRGDAEAERGVRRLGEAVAATVDLDRLLALARSAPALTVEPWSPEPADGPSAPAERPVVALAGGPAGSYSHPEVAELLRAAGAEVVTLDPLRDEALPAGARALVVGGGLPETYAEQLSANRRLCIAVAELARSGRPVVAEGAGLLWLARELDGLPMCGVLDAVGTVRDGLVVGYRDATAVTGSVVAPAGAAVTGHKQHAAVLTPRAGDQPAWRWDGGTPEGFVRHGVHASQLVPHWAALPGVASRLVAAALAPSAALA